The following coding sequences are from one Pelmatolapia mariae isolate MD_Pm_ZW linkage group LG4, Pm_UMD_F_2, whole genome shotgun sequence window:
- the LOC134626109 gene encoding uncharacterized protein LOC134626109, producing MLLKVKYQSSKKYIRLQPGFTYLEFISEVKNKFGLPDVTELHIFDETDTAVEEDIFLELIEANPDICLTVCDSAAGDAHSTSSSLTDTMSLSSSDSDLHRDLGIPVTGSRLSTGAKNKPTTEVSESEAAKEMVENALRIKPGGEDVLEEYKSEKSLQHRTRRQLVNILASHMTEMHGRIPSRKQKEKYALGIITLFPSLKDPFSPKGYLNQDFQLLFGAETASKLLEKWEIAFKPKIIDEARHLTRSAEVHQLLKAAEKLATNDGRKRTKISPCDAVDKMVHFHKSNCSIDEHLRKREGKQPYILAVGRTQNNIHQFYIVVDKHLIPCQATSSLGAFDELFKSHYVFNLSYDESLVQLYTFVQTAIYSIDATTTSGSPRVCELRAKFFN from the exons ATGTTGCTGAAAGTCAAGTACCAAAGTTCCAAGAAGTACATACGGTTACAGCCAGGTTTCACATACTTGGAGTTCATCAGTGAAG TGAAAAACAAGTTTGGACTTCCTGATGTTACTGAACTGCACATTTTTGATGAGACTGACACAGCGGTGGAGGAAGACATCTTTCTTGAACTTATAGAGGCCAATCCTGACATATGCCTGACTGTATGTGACAGTGCAGCAGGAGATG ctCATTCAACATCATCGTCCCTCACGGATACCATGTCTCTGTCCTCAAGTGACAGTGATCTTCACAGAGATTTGGGGATCCCCGTTACTGGAAGTAGACTGAGCACTGGGGCCAAGAACAAGCCTACCACAGAAGTTTCAGAGTCAGAGGCTGCAAAAGAG ATGGTAGAAAATGCATTGCGCATAAAACCTGGAGGTGAGGATGTCTTGGAGGAGTACAAGTCTGAGAAATCACTGCAGCATCGCACGCGCAGGCAGCTTGTTAACATACTAGCTAGTCACATGACTGAGATGCATGG GAGGATTCCTTCACGTAAGCAGAAAGAGAAGTATGCCTTGGGAATCATTACACTTTTTCCTTCGCTGAAGGATCCTTTTTCTCCAAAAGGCTat CTAAACCAAGACTTCCAACTGTTGTTTGGGGCTGAAACCGCATCTAAGCTCCTTGAGAAGTGGGAAATAGCGTTTAAACCCAAGATTATTGATGAGGCCCGACATCTGACTCGATCAGCTGAGGTGCACCAACTTCTGAAAGCTGCTGAGAAACTTGCAACAAATGA TGGTCGGAAGAGGACAAAAATTAGTCCATGTGATGCTGTGGACAAAATGGTGCACTTTCATAAG TCAAACTGCAGCATTGATGAACACCTGCGGAAACGAGAGGGAAAGCAGCCATACATCCTTGCTGTGGGCCGCACCCAAAACAACATCCATCAGTTCTACATTGTCGTGGACAAGCACCTTATCCCCTGCCAAGCCACCAGCTCCTTGGGTGCTTTTGATGAATTGTTTAAATCTCACTACGTTTTCAACCTGTCCTATGATGAGTCCCTGGTCCAGCTCTACACATTTGTGCAAACAGCAATCTACAGCATTGATGCTACAACAACAAGTGGCTCTCCAAGGGTTTGTGAACTTCGGGCAAAGTTCTTCAACTAA